Genomic segment of Rhodococcus sp. W8901:
CGTGCACTGGGATCGGCTGCTGTTCTGCGCCAAGGAGGCCACCTACAAGGCGTGGTTCCCACTGACGCGGCGCTGGCTCGGTTTCGAGGACGCACACATCACGTTCACCGGCGGGACCGAAAGCGCCGGCGGTGGGGCGATGGGTTCCTTCCATTCGAGGCTTCTGGTGCCGGGCGGAACGACCGACGGATCAGCGCCGCTGGTCAGCTTCGACGGCCGCTGGCTGGTGTCGGACGGGCTGATCGTCACGGCCATCTCGGTGAGCTGAGTAGGAGCCGAGTCGGTGATCCGACCGGCGGCTGGCAGAATCGGACCACGTGTCCAAGTCTCAAAAACCGTCCTCCGGCCTCGTCGGCGCCGGCCTGCTGATCGTCGACAAGGATGCGGGGATGACCAGCCACGACGTGGTCGCCCGGTGCCGGAAGCTGCTCAACACCCGCAAGGTGGGCCACGCCGGAACCCTCGACCCGATGGCGACCGGTGTGCTGATCCTCGGTGTGGAACGAGCGACCAAGCTGCTAGGACTGCTGGCATTGACCACCAAGTCGTACAGCGCGACGATCCGGCTGGGCCAGGCCACCACGACCGACGACGCGGAGGGGGAGGTCCTCTCGACCTCGGACGCGTCGGCCGTCACCGACGAGCAGATCGCGGCCGAGGTTGCCAAGCTCACCGGCGACATCCAGCAGGTGCCGGCGAGTGTGAGCGCCATCAAGGTCGACGGTCAGCGCGCTCACGCCCGGATCCGTGCGGGGGAGGAGGTCACGCTCGCGGCCCGTCCCGTGACGGTCTCCCGCTTCGAGGTGCTGGCGCGGCGCGACGTGCCGTCCGAGGACGGGGGATTCGTCGACCTCGACGTGGACGTCGACTGCTCGTCCGGCACTTACATCCGCGCACTCGCCCGGGATCTGGGTGCGACGCTCGGAGTCGGTGGCCATCTGACGGCGCTGCGACGCACCAGCGTCGGGCCGTTCACACTCGAGCATGCCCGCACCCTGGACCAGCTCGCGGACGATCCGGGCGTCAGCCTCGACATCGACCAGGCCGCACAGACGGCGTTCCCGCACCGGCAGATCACCGCCGAGGAGGCCGAATCGATCAGCCAGGGCCGGTGGCTCGAGCCGATCGGGTTGAAGGGCGTGTACGCGGCGATCGACCCGAACGGGCACACCATCGCCCTGCTGCAGGAGCGCGGCAAGCGGGCCAGTTCGGTGATGGTGGTGCGGCCGGCGACCCTCCAGTAGCGCAGGTGTTCAGCTGCCCGGAATGAACCCCGGGTAGACGAAATGCACCGGCCCGCCACCGGGCTCGTTCGACCCCATCGATCCGGGGTAGTCCATCGGCAGGTGGACCAGCTTGTGCGGATTTCCCTCGCGGTCGGCCTGCCAGCACTCGGACAGGACGCCGTGGAAGCCGGTGCACACGATGCGGGTGCTGGTGCCGAAGGGTGACGTCAGCCGGTTGCGGCTGACGAACGGATTCCAGTAGTCCGGGTCGGTGGGCGTCAGGAAGCCGTAGTACTCGGCGGGACCGGTGGCGCTGGGGTAGGGCGGGACCGGCGGCCATTCGTCCGCGGAGGCGATTCCGGCACCGGCGACGGCGACGGCACCGATGGCGGACACGGTCGCGGCCGATCGTGCGATCCGACGGACGACTGAGTTCATCACGGACCTCGTTCCGGTCGTGTGCCGCCCGACGTGGTGCGGTGAGCCGAGCCTAGACCAGCCAGATGGCCTGTGCGGCAGGGTTGCCGAGGTCGACGGTGTCCGGCCGCGCGTCGAGCCGGATCGACACGGTGCCGGCGAAGTCGCGACGTTCGACGACGGCGATCTCGGTGTCGAGTGCGATCCCGACCGAGTCGAAGTAGCGCAGCATCGCCGGATCGGCGTCGGAGATGCGGGCGACGCGCCCGGAATCGCCGTCCTGGAAGTCGCTGAGCTGGCGGGCCGGCGGCGTGGGCACCGAGCCGTCGGCGGCCGGAATGGGATCGCCGTGCGGATCGCGCTCGGGGAATCCGAGCTTGGCGTCCATCCGGTCGATCATGCGGTCCGAGACGGCGTGCTCGAGAACCTCCGCCTCGTCGTGCACCTCGTCCCAGCCGTACCCGAGTTCGTTGACGAGGAACGTCTCGATGAGCCGGTGCCGGCGCACCATCGACACGGCCGCGGACCGGCCGGCGTCGGTCAGCGCGATCGAACCGTACCGGGCATGGTCGACCAGACCCTGGTCGGACAGCTTGCGGATGGCCTCCGAGACGGTGGATGCCGAGACGCCGATCCGCTCGGCCAGCAGCTTGGTCGACACCCGCTCGCGCGACCATTCCTGGACCGTCCAGATCACCTTGAGGTAGTCCTGCGCCACCGACGACAAGGTCTCCGGGCGGGTCACCTCGCTCGGAGGGGTTACGTCTGACTTCTGCGTGGCCACGGTTACGAGCTTAGGCAACAGTCACCCGGGACACACATCAACATCCCGTCGGACACACCGCTGCCGTGCGCACAACGGACACCGGAGTCGCCGACCGGTTCGTTGATCGCGCAACATGATCAGCGGATTCGCACCGCAGAGTCGGTCCGAACGTGACCGGCGTCCGCAGTGGCCGTAGGCTGCCACCTGTGCAGAGATGGCGAGGTCTGGACGATGTGCCGGCGGACTGGGGGCGTTGTGTCCTGACGATCGGCGTTTTCGACGGCGTGCACCGTGGGCACGCGCAACTGATTTCCCGCGCGGTCGGCGCGGCTCGTGAGCGTGGAATTCCCAGTGTCCTCATGACATTCGATCCGCATCCGGCGGAGGTCGTGCGCCCGGGTAGTCACCCGGCGCAGCTGACGACGCTGCCGCGGCGGGCCGAGTTGGCCGAGGAGTTGGGAATCGACGTCTTCTGCGTCATGCCCTTCACGACGGAGTTCATGAAGCTCTCTCCCGAGCGGTACGTCCACGAGATCCTGGTCGAGCGTCTGCATGTCGCAGAGGTCGTCGTCGGCGAGAACTTCACGTTCGGTCGCAAGGCGGCCGGCAATGTCGACCTGCTCCGTGAGACGGGCGCGCGGTTCGGATTCGCCGTCGACGGTGTGAACCTGCTCGCCGAGCACGCCGTCACCTTCTCCTCGACCTACATCCGCTCGTGCGTCGACGCGGGAGACGTCGCGGCGGCCACGGAGGCGCTCGGACGCCCGCACCGCGTCGAAGGCGTCGTCGTGCACGGCGACGGTCGTGGGCGTGGGCTCGGCTTCCCGACCGCGAACATCGCACCGCCGATGTACTCGGCGATTCCCGCGGACGGCGTGTATGCGGCGTGGTTCACCGTCCTGGGCGCCGGCCCGGTCGAGGGCACGGTGGAGCCGGGACAGCGCTACCAGGCGGCTGTCTCGGTGGGTACCAACCCGACCTTCTCCGGCCGTACCCGCACCGTCGAGGCATTCGTGCTCGACCGGGAGGCCGACCTGTACGGCCAGCACGTCGCGGTCGACTTCGTCGAGCGCGTTCGAGGCATGGAGAAGTTCGACTCGGTGGACGCGCTGATCGAGGAGATGGGCCGCGACGCCGAGAAGGCCCGCAAGATCCTCACCGAGGCTGCCGAGCACTGACCGAGGCGCCGTACCTGGTAGGATTTCCCGCTGGTGTGTGCTGCGGTTCGCGGCGGCCGCACCCGTCGGGGGTCCGGTGCGAGCCGGAATCGCCGATTTCCATTCACGCGGACGTCAGTTACAGGAGTGCACCAAGTGGCATTGACCACCGAGCAGAAGAAGCAGATCCTCGGCGAGTACGGACTGCACGAGACCGACACCGGTTCGCCGGAGGCGCAGGTGGCCATGCTCACCAAGCGCATCGTCGATCTCACCGAGCACCTGAAGATGCACAAGCACGACCACCACTCCCGCCGCGGCCTGCTGCTGCTGGTCGGACGCCGTCGTCGTCTGCTCAAGTACGTCCAGAAGGTCGACATCGCCCGCTACCGTTCGCTCATCGAGCGTCTCGGCCTGCGCCGATAAGACGGTCACACGGCGAGTTGGCTCGCCGACCTCACCGATAGCCAGCGAGGCTTGCATGGTCGATGCTTAGACTGAGCCTCGTTGGCTATCGGTGTTTGCACCACCCCCGCCGCCCGCGCCTGCAGCCGTGGCGTCGGTCTTCGGTAGTGGCCCTCCGGATGCAATCCGGCAGGCTTCGATCGATGGCCGCCTCCGCACTGTGAGGGGTGCGCAGCCGCGACCAGGAGGGTCGCGGCGCCCATGCGGATACGGCAAAAGACGAGAGGGAAGAGAAGAAAAGAAATGACAGAGAATTCCGCGAATTCCGCAAATTCCGCAATCGAGGTCGAAGAGGGCGTGTTCGAGTCCTCCGCCGTCATCGACAACGGGAGCTACGGCACCCGCACCATTCGTTTCGAGACCGGTCGCCTTGCTCAGCAGGCCGCCGGCGCCGTCGTCGCCTACCTCGACGACGAGACCATGCTGCTGTCGGCCACCTCGGCCAGCAAGCAGCCCAAGGAGCACTTCGACTTCTTCCCCCTGACGGTGGACGTCGAGGAGCGCATGTACGCCGCGGGCCGCATCCCCGGCTCGTTCTTCCGTCGTGAGGGCCGTCCCTCCACCGACGCGATCCTGACCTGCCGTCTGATCGACCGGCCGCTGCGCCCGTCGTTCGTCGACGGCCTGCGCAACGAGATCCAGGTCGTCGTGACGGTCCTGAGCCTCGATCCCAAGGATCTGTACGACGTCGTCGCGATCAACGCCGCTTCCGCGTCCACTCAGATCGCCGGTCTGCCGTTCTCCGGTCCCGTCGGTGGCGTGCGTGTCGCGCTCATCACGTCTGAGGACAACAAGAAGGGCCAGTGGGTCGCGTTCCCGACGGTCGAGCAGCTCGAGACCGCCGTGTTCGACATGGTCGTCGCGGGCCGCGTCGTCTCCGGCTCCGGTGACGACGCCGACGTCGCGATCATGATGGTCGAGGCCGAGGCCACCGAGAACGTCATCGAGCTCATCGACGGCGGCGCGCAGGCGCCCACCGAGGCGATCGTGGCCGAGGGCCTCGAGGCCGCCAAGCCGTTCATCGCTCGCCTGTGCCAGGCCCAGCAGCAGCTGGCCGAGAAGGCTGCCAAGCCGACCGGTGAGTTCCCGCTGTTCCCGGCGTACCAGGACGACGTCTTCGCCGCCGTCGAGGCCGCCGCGACCGAGAAGCTCACGGCCGCGCTGTCCATCGCCGGCAAGCAGGAGCGCGACGACAAGACCGACGAGGTCAAGGTCGACGTGCTCGAGCAGGTCGCTCCGCAGTTCGAGGGCCGCGAGAAGGAGATCGGCGCTGCGTTCCGCTCGCTGACCAAGAAGCTTGTGCGCCAGCGCATCCTGCGCGACCAGTTCCGCATCGACGGCCGTGGCATCACCGACATCCGGTCGCTGTCCGCCGAGGTCGCCGTGATCCCGCGTGCGCACGGTTCCGCGCTGTTCGAGCGTGGCGAGACCCAGATCATGGGCGTCACCACCCTGGACATGGTCAAGATGGCTCAGCAGATCGACTCGCTGGGCCCCGAGACCAGCAAGCGCTACATGCACCACTACAACTTCCCGCCGTACTCCACCGGTGAGACGGGTCGCGTGGGCTCGCCGAAGCGTCGCGAGATCGGGCACGGCGCCCTCGCCGAGCGCGCGCTCATGCCGGTGCTGCCCAGCCAGGAAGAGTTCCCGTACGCCATCCGTCAGGTCTCGGAGGCACTGAGCTCCAACGGTTCCACCTCGATGGGCTCGGTCTGCGCCTCGACGCTGTCGCTGCTCAACGCCGGTGTGCCGCTGAAGGCTCCGGTCGCCGGTATCGCGATGGGCCTGGTCTCCGACGAGGTCGACGGCGAGACCCGCTACGTCGCGCTCACCGACATCCTCGGCGCCGAGGATGCCTTCGGCGACATGGACTTCAAGGTCGCGGGCACGAAGAACTTCGTCACCGCCCTGCAGCTCGACACGAAGCTCGACGGCATCCCCTCGAAGGTGCTGGCCGGCGCGCTGTCGCAGGCGCACGACGCCCGCACCACGATTCTCGAGGTCATGGCCGAGGCCATCGACACCCCGGACGAGATGAGCCCGTTCGCGCCGCGCATCACGACCATCAAGGTCCCCGTGGACAAGATCGGTGAGGTCA
This window contains:
- the truB gene encoding tRNA pseudouridine(55) synthase TruB: MSKSQKPSSGLVGAGLLIVDKDAGMTSHDVVARCRKLLNTRKVGHAGTLDPMATGVLILGVERATKLLGLLALTTKSYSATIRLGQATTTDDAEGEVLSTSDASAVTDEQIAAEVAKLTGDIQQVPASVSAIKVDGQRAHARIRAGEEVTLAARPVTVSRFEVLARRDVPSEDGGFVDLDVDVDCSSGTYIRALARDLGATLGVGGHLTALRRTSVGPFTLEHARTLDQLADDPGVSLDIDQAAQTAFPHRQITAEEAESISQGRWLEPIGLKGVYAAIDPNGHTIALLQERGKRASSVMVVRPATLQ
- a CDS encoding metal-dependent transcriptional regulator produces the protein MTRPETLSSVAQDYLKVIWTVQEWSRERVSTKLLAERIGVSASTVSEAIRKLSDQGLVDHARYGSIALTDAGRSAAVSMVRRHRLIETFLVNELGYGWDEVHDEAEVLEHAVSDRMIDRMDAKLGFPERDPHGDPIPAADGSVPTPPARQLSDFQDGDSGRVARISDADPAMLRYFDSVGIALDTEIAVVERRDFAGTVSIRLDARPDTVDLGNPAAQAIWLV
- a CDS encoding bifunctional riboflavin kinase/FAD synthetase; this translates as MQRWRGLDDVPADWGRCVLTIGVFDGVHRGHAQLISRAVGAARERGIPSVLMTFDPHPAEVVRPGSHPAQLTTLPRRAELAEELGIDVFCVMPFTTEFMKLSPERYVHEILVERLHVAEVVVGENFTFGRKAAGNVDLLRETGARFGFAVDGVNLLAEHAVTFSSTYIRSCVDAGDVAAATEALGRPHRVEGVVVHGDGRGRGLGFPTANIAPPMYSAIPADGVYAAWFTVLGAGPVEGTVEPGQRYQAAVSVGTNPTFSGRTRTVEAFVLDREADLYGQHVAVDFVERVRGMEKFDSVDALIEEMGRDAEKARKILTEAAEH
- the rpsO gene encoding 30S ribosomal protein S15, producing the protein MALTTEQKKQILGEYGLHETDTGSPEAQVAMLTKRIVDLTEHLKMHKHDHHSRRGLLLLVGRRRRLLKYVQKVDIARYRSLIERLGLRR
- a CDS encoding polyribonucleotide nucleotidyltransferase; this encodes MTENSANSANSAIEVEEGVFESSAVIDNGSYGTRTIRFETGRLAQQAAGAVVAYLDDETMLLSATSASKQPKEHFDFFPLTVDVEERMYAAGRIPGSFFRREGRPSTDAILTCRLIDRPLRPSFVDGLRNEIQVVVTVLSLDPKDLYDVVAINAASASTQIAGLPFSGPVGGVRVALITSEDNKKGQWVAFPTVEQLETAVFDMVVAGRVVSGSGDDADVAIMMVEAEATENVIELIDGGAQAPTEAIVAEGLEAAKPFIARLCQAQQQLAEKAAKPTGEFPLFPAYQDDVFAAVEAAATEKLTAALSIAGKQERDDKTDEVKVDVLEQVAPQFEGREKEIGAAFRSLTKKLVRQRILRDQFRIDGRGITDIRSLSAEVAVIPRAHGSALFERGETQIMGVTTLDMVKMAQQIDSLGPETSKRYMHHYNFPPYSTGETGRVGSPKRREIGHGALAERALMPVLPSQEEFPYAIRQVSEALSSNGSTSMGSVCASTLSLLNAGVPLKAPVAGIAMGLVSDEVDGETRYVALTDILGAEDAFGDMDFKVAGTKNFVTALQLDTKLDGIPSKVLAGALSQAHDARTTILEVMAEAIDTPDEMSPFAPRITTIKVPVDKIGEVIGPKGKMINSITEETGANISIEDDGTVYVGAADGPSAQAAIDKINAIANPQLPKVGERFLGTVVKTTAFGAFVSLLPGRDGLVHISKLGNGKRIAKVEDVVNVGSKLRVEIADIDNRGKISLIPVEDAADDSAAPAEGDAAAE